From Acidobacteriota bacterium, a single genomic window includes:
- a CDS encoding cupin domain-containing protein — protein MRENEARPVAHPPVRVVDKPWGREDWLAVGDRVVLKRLVVEQGHRLSLQYHRQKEEAWIVLAGRARVTLGERRGEIGPGDVVHVRPGTVHRIEAIERLEILEASTPELDDVVRVEDDFGRSGGKEER, from the coding sequence ATGAGAGAGAACGAGGCCCGCCCGGTTGCGCACCCGCCGGTGCGTGTCGTCGACAAGCCGTGGGGACGAGAGGACTGGTTGGCCGTCGGCGACCGGGTGGTCCTCAAGCGGCTCGTCGTCGAGCAGGGGCACCGCCTCTCGCTCCAGTACCACCGGCAGAAGGAAGAAGCGTGGATCGTGCTCGCGGGCCGAGCCCGCGTCACGCTCGGAGAGCGGAGGGGGGAGATCGGGCCCGGCGACGTCGTGCACGTGCGCCCGGGGACGGTGCATCGCATCGAGGCGATCGAACGACTGGAGATCCTCGAGGCGAGCACGCCGGAGCTCGACGACGTCGTGCGGGTCGAGGACGATTTCGGACGGTCGGGGGGGAAGGAGGAGCGTTGA
- a CDS encoding AMP-dependent synthetase: MDPYLVHHLLERAAAARPDAPFLVEADGTSSYGTIARAAHAVAAALHRGGVRRGDRVALLARNSRAYVSAYYGALRAGAAVVPLNTAAAEEDLVRVLADCSPRAVVAGPGFGSRLGRALGRLARRERPRLALVEEAEEAELPAGIAPLPLREVMEAREGPPDVPVIDLDLASIVYTSGSTGTPRGAMLRHLNLMSNTRSIVAYLGLRADDRVLAVLPFHYVYGKTLLNTHAAVGATVVIENRFMFPVTALETLERERCTGFAGVPSTFAVLLRRTDLARRELPHLRYVTQAGGPMSAALTRRLIEALPGKKIFVMYGATEASARLSYLDPAELPRKIGSVGKAIPNVELEVVREDGSAAAPGEIGEIVARGSNIFAGYWNDPEETARVFDARGRYRTGDLGYFDEEGFLYVTGRLRDMIKSGAHRISAREIEEAILEDESVVEAAVIGVPDEVLGEAIRAFVVFEDGAGPGAAAALRKRLAGRLPPYKLPAAIVACRELPKNEAGKIMKQRLRETAGGASPES, from the coding sequence ATGGACCCGTACCTGGTCCATCATCTGCTCGAACGCGCGGCGGCGGCGCGTCCCGACGCTCCCTTCCTGGTCGAAGCCGACGGGACGTCCTCCTACGGGACGATCGCGCGCGCGGCGCACGCGGTCGCCGCCGCCCTCCACCGCGGGGGGGTCCGGCGGGGGGACCGCGTGGCGCTGCTCGCCCGGAATTCGCGTGCCTACGTGTCGGCTTACTACGGGGCACTGAGGGCCGGAGCCGCCGTGGTCCCGCTCAACACCGCCGCGGCGGAGGAGGATCTCGTCCGCGTGCTCGCCGACTGCTCGCCGCGCGCGGTGGTCGCCGGGCCGGGTTTCGGAAGCCGCCTGGGCCGGGCGCTGGGGCGGCTCGCCCGGCGGGAGCGCCCGCGCCTGGCGTTGGTCGAGGAGGCGGAGGAGGCCGAGCTCCCGGCGGGGATCGCGCCGCTTCCTCTCCGGGAGGTGATGGAGGCACGGGAGGGCCCGCCTGACGTGCCGGTCATCGATCTCGACCTGGCATCGATCGTCTACACCTCGGGAAGCACGGGGACTCCCCGCGGGGCCATGCTCCGGCACCTGAACCTGATGTCCAACACGCGGTCGATCGTCGCTTATCTCGGCCTGAGGGCGGACGACCGGGTGCTGGCGGTGCTGCCGTTCCACTACGTGTACGGCAAGACGCTGCTCAACACCCACGCAGCGGTCGGGGCAACGGTGGTGATCGAGAATCGGTTCATGTTCCCGGTCACCGCTCTCGAAACGCTGGAACGGGAACGCTGCACCGGATTCGCCGGCGTCCCGTCCACTTTCGCCGTCCTCCTCCGGCGCACCGACCTCGCCCGCCGGGAGCTCCCGCACCTGCGTTACGTCACGCAGGCCGGCGGCCCGATGAGTGCCGCGCTGACGCGGCGCCTCATCGAGGCCCTCCCCGGCAAGAAGATCTTCGTGATGTACGGGGCGACCGAGGCCTCCGCGCGGCTCAGCTACCTCGACCCGGCCGAGCTCCCGCGGAAGATCGGGTCGGTGGGGAAGGCGATTCCCAACGTGGAACTCGAGGTCGTCCGCGAGGACGGCTCGGCGGCCGCCCCGGGTGAAATCGGCGAGATCGTCGCCCGCGGTTCGAACATCTTCGCCGGGTACTGGAACGACCCCGAGGAGACAGCCCGGGTCTTCGACGCGCGCGGGCGCTACCGGACCGGAGATCTCGGCTATTTCGACGAGGAAGGGTTCCTCTACGTGACGGGACGCTTGCGGGACATGATCAAGTCGGGGGCCCACCGGATCTCGGCCCGCGAGATCGAGGAGGCGATCCTCGAGGACGAATCGGTCGTCGAGGCGGCGGTCATCGGCGTCCCGGACGAGGTGCTGGGCGAAGCCATCCGGGCCTTCGTGGTCTTCGAGGACGGAGCGGGGCCGGGCGCCGCCGCCGCGCTCCGCAAGCGTCTCGCCGGGCGCCTTCCCCCCTACAAGCTGCCGGCGGCGATCGTCGCGTGCCGGGAGCTGCCGAAGAACGAAGCGGGCAAGATCATGAAGCAGCGCCTGCGGGAAACCGCCGGGGGCGCCTCTCCGGAGTCATGA
- a CDS encoding acyl carrier protein: MPHDATRAALVEILNRVLPAALPAGWPEGRPLAEAGLDSVGVLALVDEIEARFGFRLADDELVAENFETLEGLVRLVTRRRPA; the protein is encoded by the coding sequence ATGCCGCACGACGCGACCCGCGCTGCGCTCGTCGAGATCCTGAACCGCGTGCTGCCGGCGGCGCTGCCCGCCGGATGGCCCGAGGGGCGTCCGCTCGCCGAGGCGGGCCTCGACTCGGTGGGCGTGCTGGCCCTGGTCGACGAGATCGAAGCGCGATTCGGCTTTCGCCTGGCCGACGACGAGCTGGTCGCCGAGAACTTCGAAACTCTCGAGGGTCTCGTCAGGCTGGTGACGCGAAGGAGGCCGGCCTGA
- a CDS encoding PAS domain-containing protein, protein MTGGTAVRAAAAVDDAYFRRLVEGMRCGLLTVDRGGRILTINALARQILDLDDEDPIEGMPVRQALARHPRLAEVLLDALEMSHLPNRAELEIRSREDDGKTIGFTISPIPGDDGEAAGIGLFFKDLTHVERLEEQEKLRDRLAALGQMGASLAHEIRNPLASIEVTVGLLRRRLRDRPEELRLVEKIVSDVARVNRIVSEGLEFARPVAPEWAPHEVSSLLERAVEEASARFGPHRVEVERDYEPALPPVIVDGGLIRQMLVNIVLNAFEAMEGRGRLRLEVRGLARPGQDPAAVEIRIADDGPGIQDEVREKIFYPFVTSKRNGSGLGLPMARKIAECHHGMIDVMDGPEGGTVFRIRLPRTPDGRKTAG, encoded by the coding sequence GTGACGGGTGGCACCGCGGTTCGCGCAGCGGCCGCCGTCGACGACGCCTACTTCCGGCGGCTGGTGGAGGGGATGCGTTGCGGCCTCCTCACCGTCGATCGGGGCGGCCGCATCCTGACCATCAACGCGCTGGCGCGCCAGATCCTGGATCTCGACGATGAGGATCCCATCGAGGGGATGCCCGTCCGCCAGGCCCTCGCGCGCCATCCGCGGCTGGCCGAGGTCCTCCTCGATGCCCTGGAGATGTCGCACCTGCCGAACCGTGCGGAGCTGGAGATCCGCTCCCGGGAGGACGACGGCAAGACGATCGGCTTCACCATCAGCCCGATCCCGGGCGACGATGGAGAGGCCGCCGGGATCGGCCTGTTTTTCAAGGATCTCACCCACGTCGAGCGGCTCGAAGAGCAGGAGAAGCTGCGCGACCGCCTGGCGGCGCTCGGGCAGATGGGGGCCAGCCTCGCGCACGAGATCCGGAACCCGCTCGCCTCGATCGAGGTCACCGTCGGACTTCTCCGGCGCCGCCTCCGGGACCGGCCGGAGGAGCTGCGTCTGGTGGAGAAGATCGTCTCCGACGTGGCGCGAGTGAACCGCATCGTGTCGGAGGGGCTGGAGTTCGCCCGGCCGGTGGCGCCGGAGTGGGCCCCGCACGAGGTGAGCTCGCTGCTCGAGCGCGCGGTGGAGGAGGCCTCGGCGCGTTTCGGCCCGCATCGGGTCGAGGTGGAGCGTGATTACGAGCCGGCGCTTCCCCCGGTCATCGTGGACGGCGGCCTGATCCGCCAGATGCTGGTGAACATCGTTCTCAACGCATTCGAGGCGATGGAAGGCCGCGGCCGGCTGCGGTTGGAGGTCCGGGGCCTCGCCCGGCCCGGACAAGACCCGGCAGCCGTGGAGATCAGGATCGCCGACGACGGCCCCGGGATCCAGGACGAGGTGAGGGAAAAGATCTTCTATCCCTTCGTCACGTCGAAACGGAACGGGTCCGGCCTCGGCCTGCCGATGGCCCGCAAGATCGCAGAATGCCATCATGGCATGATAGACGTGATGGACGGCCCCGAAGGTGGGACGGTCTTCCGCATCCGGCTGCCGCGCACGCCCGACGGCCGGAAGACGGCCGGATAG
- a CDS encoding phosphomannomutase/phosphoglucomutase produces MNRAIFKAYDVRGAYPDEIDGEVTRRIGRAIAAFLGCRDALVGHDMRRSSPELAQGVIEGLRDGGVDVTAIGLASSPLVYFAGRDFACSVSVTASHNPPPDNGLKICREGALPIGAANGLQEIARLAEEDGAAPAPVRGGLAEDAPRARFVDFSLEALEADRPFQVVVDAGNGMGGLDYGELMKRDIPFRIVPLYFEPDDSFPHHPANPLDFSTLEDLRRTVVERGADLGVGLDGDADRCFFVDETGTILTADLVTALIAQDILAHEPGATILHDLRSSRVVREEIERAGGRAVECRVGHAFIKQALRREGGVFAGELSGHFYFKESSYAENTFLALFRILNILAARGEPLSRLVAPLRRYVSSGEINSKVADPRKIIEELERRYASGEISHLDGLKVSFEDWWFNVRPSNTEPVLRLVLEANTRELMEAKRDELLAIIRG; encoded by the coding sequence TTGAATCGGGCGATCTTCAAGGCCTACGACGTCCGGGGCGCCTACCCCGACGAGATCGATGGCGAGGTGACGCGACGCATCGGCCGGGCGATCGCGGCTTTTCTCGGCTGCCGCGACGCGCTCGTCGGGCACGACATGAGGCGCAGCTCTCCCGAGCTGGCGCAGGGCGTCATCGAGGGACTGCGCGACGGCGGGGTCGATGTCACCGCGATCGGACTCGCCTCGTCACCCCTCGTCTACTTCGCCGGGCGCGACTTCGCCTGCTCGGTCTCCGTGACCGCCTCCCACAACCCGCCGCCGGACAATGGACTGAAGATCTGCCGCGAGGGGGCCCTGCCGATCGGGGCGGCGAACGGGCTCCAGGAGATCGCACGGCTGGCCGAGGAGGACGGGGCCGCGCCGGCGCCCGTGCGCGGGGGCCTCGCCGAGGACGCGCCCCGCGCCCGCTTCGTCGACTTCTCGCTCGAAGCCCTGGAGGCGGATCGGCCGTTCCAGGTGGTGGTCGATGCGGGGAACGGGATGGGCGGTCTGGACTACGGCGAGCTGATGAAACGCGACATCCCGTTCCGGATCGTGCCGCTTTACTTCGAGCCGGACGACTCTTTCCCGCACCACCCCGCCAATCCCCTCGACTTCAGCACACTCGAGGATCTGCGCCGGACCGTGGTCGAAAGGGGCGCCGACCTCGGGGTCGGGCTCGACGGCGATGCGGACCGCTGCTTTTTCGTCGACGAAACGGGAACGATCCTGACCGCCGACCTGGTGACGGCGCTCATCGCCCAGGACATCCTGGCCCACGAGCCGGGCGCGACCATTCTCCACGACCTCCGGAGTTCCCGCGTGGTCCGCGAAGAGATCGAGAGGGCCGGTGGGCGCGCCGTCGAGTGCCGCGTGGGGCACGCCTTCATCAAGCAGGCCTTGCGTCGCGAGGGTGGTGTCTTCGCGGGCGAGCTGTCCGGCCATTTCTACTTCAAGGAGTCCTCGTACGCGGAGAACACCTTTCTCGCCCTGTTCCGCATCCTGAACATCCTGGCCGCCCGGGGAGAGCCGCTGTCTCGCCTCGTCGCACCGCTCCGCCGCTACGTCTCGAGCGGCGAGATCAACTCGAAGGTGGCGGATCCCCGGAAGATCATCGAGGAGCTGGAGCGGCGGTACGCCTCGGGCGAGATCAGCCATCTCGACGGACTGAAGGTCTCCTTCGAGGATTGGTGGTTCAACGTCCGCCCCTCCAACACCGAGCCGGTGCTCCGGCTCGTGCTCGAAGCGAACACCCGGGAACTGATGGAAGCGAAGCGGGACGAGCTGCTGGCGATCATCCGCGGATGA
- a CDS encoding sigma-54-dependent Fis family transcriptional regulator produces MRKILVAEDERNLREGIAEAFRDAGHDVVEAEDGRQALEAIERDYFDLVITDYKMPGLDGLELLRRVRRINETTAVIMMTAYGTVEGAVEAMRLGAYDYIQKPFNLEELELKAERALEHRRLVSQLMAIDRRELVSTFDNMVGESPAMRRIFDIVAKVSPSNATVLILGETGTGKELIAEAIHRNSARRNGPFVKINCAALPENLLESELFGHERGAFTGADRQRAGRFELANEGTLFLDEIGTMSPGTQAKVLRVLQEKEFERLGGTRTIKSDVRVIAATNCDLEEAIEKGEFREDLYYRLNVVTIRMPPLRERKEDIIPLATFFLQRFATELNKPMRGFAPAALRLLTRHNWPGNIRELENTIERAVLMADGEIIEPKDLTLGAREGMDERGRRAAVLRLPPEGIALEELEKMAILEALRMNDWVQKDAARFLGISSRVMNYKIQKYEITHPRWARNRAPV; encoded by the coding sequence ATGCGCAAGATCCTTGTCGCCGAGGACGAGCGGAACCTGCGCGAGGGCATCGCGGAGGCGTTCCGCGACGCCGGCCATGACGTCGTCGAGGCGGAGGACGGCCGGCAGGCGCTCGAGGCCATCGAGCGCGACTACTTCGACCTCGTGATCACCGACTACAAGATGCCCGGCCTGGACGGCCTCGAGCTTCTCCGCCGTGTGCGCCGGATCAACGAGACGACCGCGGTGATCATGATGACCGCCTACGGCACGGTCGAAGGTGCGGTCGAGGCCATGAGACTCGGCGCGTACGACTACATCCAGAAACCGTTCAATCTCGAGGAGCTCGAGCTGAAGGCGGAGCGGGCGCTGGAGCACCGCCGCCTGGTCTCGCAGCTCATGGCGATCGATCGGCGGGAGCTGGTCAGCACCTTCGACAACATGGTCGGCGAATCGCCGGCGATGCGGCGGATCTTCGATATCGTGGCCAAGGTCTCCCCTTCCAACGCCACGGTGCTCATCCTCGGGGAGACGGGCACGGGGAAGGAGCTGATCGCCGAAGCGATCCACCGCAACTCGGCGCGAAGGAACGGCCCGTTCGTCAAGATCAACTGTGCCGCGCTTCCCGAGAACCTGCTCGAGTCGGAACTCTTCGGCCACGAGAGGGGCGCGTTCACCGGAGCCGACCGCCAGCGGGCGGGGCGGTTCGAGCTGGCGAACGAGGGAACGCTGTTCCTCGACGAGATCGGGACCATGTCTCCCGGCACCCAGGCCAAGGTGCTGCGCGTCCTTCAGGAGAAGGAGTTCGAGCGGCTCGGAGGGACCCGCACCATCAAGTCGGACGTGAGGGTCATCGCGGCCACCAACTGCGATCTGGAGGAAGCGATCGAGAAGGGCGAGTTCCGGGAGGATCTCTACTACCGCCTGAACGTGGTGACCATCAGGATGCCCCCGCTGCGGGAGCGCAAGGAAGACATCATCCCGCTGGCCACTTTCTTCCTCCAGCGGTTCGCGACGGAGCTGAACAAGCCGATGCGCGGATTCGCTCCCGCGGCCCTGAGGCTGCTGACGCGGCACAACTGGCCCGGCAACATCCGCGAACTGGAGAACACGATCGAGCGGGCCGTGCTCATGGCGGACGGGGAGATCATCGAGCCGAAAGATCTCACCTTGGGGGCCCGCGAGGGGATGGACGAGCGCGGCCGCCGCGCGGCTGTCCTCCGTCTTCCGCCGGAGGGGATCGCCCTGGAGGAGCTCGAGAAGATGGCGATCCTCGAGGCTCTGCGGATGAACGACTGGGTCCAGAAGGACGCAGCGCGTTTTCTCGGGATCAGCAGCCGGGTGATGAACTACAAGATCCAGAAGTACGAGATCACCCA